The Fimbriimonas ginsengisoli Gsoil 348 genome window below encodes:
- a CDS encoding DinB family protein, whose translation MTEAAEALRQIIEGHDFATPAGLLKSIKAETAVAIAPGAPYSIATNVAHAEIWQAAWLCRLRGEPLPKIVMGQDFPEVSAKEWPGVRRAFVDGLVEAHAIASRDPFTHGAKDDVIAIRTLFKIANHGAYHLGQIALLKRLLKQPEFRAPP comes from the coding sequence ATGACCGAAGCCGCCGAAGCCCTCAGGCAAATCATCGAAGGACACGACTTCGCCACCCCTGCCGGACTATTGAAGTCGATCAAAGCGGAGACGGCTGTAGCCATCGCCCCCGGCGCGCCGTATTCGATCGCGACTAACGTAGCCCATGCGGAGATTTGGCAGGCCGCGTGGCTATGCCGTCTGCGGGGCGAACCCCTCCCCAAAATCGTCATGGGCCAAGACTTCCCAGAAGTCTCCGCCAAAGAGTGGCCGGGAGTTCGCCGTGCCTTCGTCGACGGCCTTGTCGAAGCCCACGCCATCGCCTCCCGGGACCCGTTCACTCACGGCGCCAAAGACGACGTGATCGCCATCCGAACCCTCTTCAAGATCGCCAACCACGGCGCCTACCACCTCGGCCAGATCGCCTTGTTGAAACGGCTGCTGAAGCAGCCCGAGTTTCGGGCGCCCCCATGA
- a CDS encoding type II toxin-antitoxin system RelE/ParE family toxin: protein MGFRVFILPQAEADAAEYAAYIAQDSPNAALKRIDGLSEMFEALSEMPERFTVIPEQGRFRRSYRQFHYHSHRVILFVDDAAEKVVVARVYHGSRDLLRSGDLECLRIFSNGNPFPASIVELDIESFGKDRSRKAKTHISYCGRPPDPQPKPDVRDFFRILR from the coding sequence ATGGGGTTTAGGGTTTTCATCCTGCCCCAAGCCGAAGCAGATGCCGCGGAGTACGCCGCCTATATCGCACAAGACTCCCCGAATGCCGCGCTAAAGCGGATCGATGGGTTGTCCGAGATGTTCGAAGCCTTATCCGAAATGCCAGAGCGATTCACCGTTATCCCGGAACAAGGACGATTTCGTCGATCATATCGCCAGTTTCACTACCATTCGCATCGAGTCATCTTGTTCGTTGACGATGCCGCCGAAAAGGTCGTTGTGGCCCGTGTATATCATGGCTCCCGGGACCTTCTTCGCTCCGGAGATCTGGAGTGTTTGAGAATATTCTCAAACGGGAACCCCTTTCCGGCGTCGATTGTTGAACTGGATATCGAGAGCTTCGGCAAGGATCGGAGCCGGAAAGCAAAAACGCACATCTCCTATTGCGGACGTCCCCCCGACCCTCAACCCAAACCGGACGTCCGCGATTTTTTTCGTATTCTCCGGTAG
- a CDS encoding acetyl-CoA carboxylase biotin carboxyl carrier protein: MSELDLDTVRHTLSLARKHGFAEVELSIGEDIFQAKLLPGPISAPASAAPVDLAPAEPLTNPIKSTLVGYYREAKTPLVVGRFVKKGDVVATIAALGIANDIESPYSGEIVEVLVQPDQPVEYGQPLALVRPQ, encoded by the coding sequence ATGTCCGAGTTGGATCTCGATACCGTGCGCCATACGTTGAGCCTCGCCCGTAAGCACGGCTTCGCCGAGGTCGAACTGTCGATCGGCGAGGATATATTCCAAGCCAAGCTTCTACCTGGCCCCATCTCCGCCCCGGCTTCGGCCGCCCCAGTGGACCTTGCCCCGGCCGAACCGCTGACTAACCCGATCAAATCGACCCTTGTCGGTTATTATCGCGAAGCCAAGACCCCTCTCGTCGTCGGACGTTTCGTCAAGAAAGGGGACGTCGTCGCCACCATCGCCGCCCTCGGCATCGCCAACGATATCGAATCCCCTTACTCCGGCGAGATCGTGGAAGTTCTCGTTCAGCCGGACCAGCCGGTCGAATATGGCCAGCCGCTCGCGCTCGTGAGGCCCCAATGA
- a CDS encoding acetyl-CoA carboxylase biotin carboxylase subunit has product MLKKVLIANRGEIACRVIRACRELDVRSVAIYSEADRESLHTKIADEAICVGAGSNSDSYLNLANVLMACQISGAEAVHPGYGYFSERANFAVALNSIGIQFIGPPPDAIEAMGDKASAKRAAIASNCPVVPGSPGIVMNENDALDVAEEIGYPVLLKAVAGGGGRGIRRVDEPEELAGLWKTAQAEAQASFGSGEILIEKCVINPRHVEIQVIGDSFGNMVYLGERECSIQNLRHQKLIEEAPYAALPEEVRRTMGEAAVRVAQSVGYQNAGTVEFLVDSNNDFYFLEMNTRLQVEHPVTEEITGIDLVHLMLRIASGEPLPIRQEDVRLKGHAIEARITAQDPDKEFAPSTGKITKWCAPMGRGIRMETHCYAGFTVSPFYDPMLAKLIVRGENRDEAVRKLQAALYEFEVEGIATNIPFLRRLCASEGYVAGEFDTGYVGRFLSGEES; this is encoded by the coding sequence ATGTTAAAGAAGGTCCTCATCGCCAACCGGGGCGAGATCGCGTGCCGAGTCATACGAGCTTGCCGCGAGCTCGATGTTCGTAGCGTCGCGATCTATTCCGAAGCCGACCGGGAAAGCCTCCATACGAAAATCGCCGACGAGGCGATCTGCGTTGGCGCCGGCTCCAACTCCGACTCTTACCTCAACCTCGCCAACGTGCTGATGGCGTGCCAGATCTCGGGCGCCGAAGCCGTTCATCCCGGTTACGGCTACTTTAGCGAGCGCGCGAACTTCGCGGTCGCGCTTAACTCGATCGGTATTCAGTTCATCGGCCCGCCTCCCGACGCCATCGAGGCGATGGGGGACAAGGCGAGCGCCAAGCGGGCGGCGATCGCTTCCAACTGTCCGGTCGTCCCCGGTTCGCCCGGCATCGTGATGAACGAGAACGACGCACTGGACGTCGCCGAGGAGATCGGCTATCCGGTCCTCCTCAAGGCGGTCGCCGGCGGCGGCGGCCGCGGCATCCGGCGGGTCGACGAACCCGAGGAGCTGGCCGGCCTTTGGAAGACTGCCCAAGCCGAGGCCCAGGCGAGCTTCGGGTCGGGCGAGATTCTGATCGAGAAGTGCGTGATCAACCCGCGCCACGTCGAGATCCAGGTCATCGGCGACTCGTTCGGGAATATGGTTTACCTTGGCGAGCGCGAGTGCTCGATCCAAAACCTGCGCCACCAAAAGCTGATCGAAGAGGCTCCGTATGCCGCTCTTCCCGAGGAGGTTCGTCGCACAATGGGAGAAGCCGCGGTGCGAGTAGCCCAGAGCGTCGGCTACCAAAACGCCGGCACCGTCGAATTCCTCGTCGACAGCAACAACGATTTCTACTTCCTCGAGATGAATACACGGCTTCAAGTCGAGCATCCGGTCACGGAAGAGATCACCGGTATTGACTTGGTCCATCTGATGCTTCGAATCGCCAGCGGGGAACCGCTGCCGATCCGCCAGGAGGACGTTCGATTGAAAGGCCACGCGATCGAGGCCCGGATCACCGCCCAAGACCCCGACAAAGAGTTCGCTCCCAGCACGGGCAAGATCACCAAGTGGTGCGCCCCTATGGGCCGGGGGATTCGTATGGAGACCCATTGCTACGCCGGCTTTACGGTTAGCCCGTTCTACGATCCGATGCTCGCCAAGCTGATCGTCCGAGGCGAAAACCGGGACGAGGCGGTGCGAAAACTGCAAGCGGCCCTCTATGAGTTCGAAGTGGAAGGAATCGCGACCAATATTCCATTCCTCCGCCGACTTTGCGCCTCGGAAGGGTATGTCGCTGGCGAATTCGACACCGGCTACGTCGGCCGCTTCCTCTCCGGGGAAGAGTCCTAA